The Polaribacter sp. Q13 sequence ATCTTTTATAAATTGATAAAACTTCTTATTATCTGTAGTTAATTCTCCATTAGTTACATTAAAATAGGTGTCTTTTTTTCTGGTTTTAGCCATTTCAATTCCTACCACAATTTGTTTAGGGGCTTTGCCTTTAGCTGCAAATAAAACAGAATTACCAACATAAGTATCAAACAAAAACTCACTATCTAAAACAATAGCTAAAGGATAGTTTTTTTCTTCATTTTTGTCATAACCCTTTGGAAGGTAGATTCTTATTTTTCTTTGATCATCAGCATAATCAGATAGGATAGTTTTTTTTATAATATTTTGAGAAAACCCGCTAAGGCAAAACAGCATAAATATTAGTATGAACGATTTCTTTATCATAAATTTGATTCTTTATTTTTGTAACCAATTATTTTGTTCTTCTAAAAGAACGTCCAAAATACAAAATTATGATACAACCCGAGTGGAAAACTGTTAAAGAATACGAAGACATTACCTATAAGAAGTGTAATGGAGTTGCTAGAATAGCGTTTAATAGGCCTAATGTTAGAAATGCTTTTAGACCTAAAACAACCAAAGAATTATACGATGCTTTTTATGATGCAGGAGAAGATGTAAACATTGGTGTGGTACTACTTTCTGCAGAAGGGCCCAGCACCAAAGATGGTGTGTATTCTTTTTGTTCTGGAGGTGATCAAAAAGCGCGTGGACATCAAGGTTATGTTGGTGAAGATGGGTATCACAGGTTAAATATTTTAGAAGTACAACGTTTAATAAGGTTTATGCCAAAAGCTGTAATTGCAGTGGTTCCGGGTTGGGCAGTTGGTGGCGGACATAGTTTACATGTGGTTTGCGATTTAACTTTGGCTTCTAAAGAACATGCAATTTTTAAACAAACAGATGCCGATGTAACTTCTTTTGATGGTGGTTATGGTTCTGCTTATTTGGCAAAAATGGTAGGGCAAAAAAGAGCTCGTGAAATTTTCTTTTTAGGAAGAAATTATTCTGCACAAGAAGCGTATGATATGGGCATGGTAAATGCCGTTATTCCGCATGAAGAATTAGAAGATACGGCTTATGAATGGGCGCAAGAAATATTAGCTAAAAGTCCGACTTCTATAAAAATGTTAAAGTTTGCCATGAATTTAACAGATGATGGTATGGTTGGTCAGCAAGTTTTTGCTGGTGAAGCTACCCGTTTAGCATATATGACTGATGAAGCAAAAGAAGGAAGAGATGCTTTTCTTGAAAAGAGAAAACCAAACTTTCCTAAAAAATGGATACCATAACCAATTAACAATTTTGAAATTAATAATTACGAATTATCAACATTCGTAATTTGAAATTAGTAATTCATAATTAATTATAATGAAACCACAAGTAGTATCTTTTTTAATAAAATGTCCGGATCAAAAAGGATTGGTAGCAAAAATTACCAGTTTTTTTTATGAAAACGGATTCAATATTTTAAGTTCTCAGCAGTATGTAAATTCACTTGAGAACTCCTATTTTATGAGAGTCCGTTTAGATGCAGAGGGAACGGATATCTCTAAGGAAACACTAGAAAATAATTTTTCGAAATTGGCAACACCATTAAACATGGATTGGTCTGTAAATTATTGCGATAAAAAACAAAATGTAGCCATTATGGTTTCGCACACAAGTCATAATTTATATGATTTGTTAGAACGATCTAAAGAAGGACGTTTAGATTGTAATGTAAAAATGATTATCAGTAATCATAACAAATTAAGGTATGTAGCAGATATGTTTAATGTACCTTTTTATCATTTACCAGTTACAAAAGAGACCAAAAGAGATCAAGAAGATCAAATTGTACAATTGTTAGACGCTAATGAGGTAGATTTAGTAATTATGGCAAGGTATATGCAGATTTTATCTTCGGATTTTATTAAACATTATCCTGAGAGAATTATTAATATTCATCATTCATTTCTACCTGCTTTTCAAGGAGCAAATCCGTATAAAAAAGCGTATGAAAGAGGTGTGAAACTAATTGGAGCAACGGCGCATTATGCAACTGTAGATTTAGATGAAGGGCCAATTATAGAGCAAGACGTAAAACCAATAACGCATGAAAGTACACCAATAACCTTAAAAAGAATTGGTGCAGATATAGAAAAATTGGTATTGGCAAAAGCAGTAAAAAATCACTTGAATCATCAAATAATTGTTTCAGGAAATAGAGCTATTGTTTTTCCGGAGGCAGGAGAATAATTTTTAATTACGAATTATGAATTACGAATTTTGATAATTTGTAATTCATAATTCATAAATTGTAATTATAGTTTATGAAAATAATTTGTATTGGGCGCAATTACGCAAAACATATAGAAGAATTAGCAAATGAAAGACCAGAAAACCCTGTAGTTTTTTTAAAACCAGATTCTGCTATTTTACCAAGAAAAAATCCATTTTTTATTCCACCTTTTTCAGATGATGTTCATTATGAAGTTGAGGTTTTGGTGAAAATAAATAAAGTGGGTAAACATATTGATGCCAAATTTGCACATAAGTATTACGATGAAATTGGATTAGGAATCGATTTTACGGCAAGAGATGTACAAGCAAAATGTAAAGAAAAAGGATTGCCTTGGGAAAAAGCAAAAGCTTTTGACGGAAGTGCCGTTGTTGGAGAGTTTTATCCGAAGGAAGATTTTGATTTGGAGAATTTACAGTTTCAATTGTATAAAAATGATAAACTTGTTCAAGACGGAAATACCAATGCAATGCTATGGAAAACCGATGAACTAATTTCGTATGTTTCTCAATACTTTACCATTAAAAAAGGAGATATTATTTTTACAGGTACACCAGCAGGTGTTGGTAAAGTTGTAGAAAATGATAATTTAAAAGGAGTTATTGAAGGAAAAGAAGCTTTTAATATAAGGGTAAAGTAGAAATTAACCGCAAAGTTCGCAAAGAAAACGAAAAGTGAGCAAAAGGCAAAGAAATATTTTCTTTGTGCCCTTAGCGAAATAACTCTCCGCCCTTTGCGTTTAAATAAAATTATATGCAAGCAGAAATTATTACTATAGGAGATGAAATTCTCATCGGACAAATTGTAGATACCAATTCACAATTTATCGGTCAGCAATTAAATAAAATAGGAGTTTCAGTGTATCAAATAACATCTATTCAAGATGATGAGCAACACATTCTAAACGCTCTAAAAGAAGCACAAGATAGGGTGGATATTGTTATCATAACCGGAGGCTTAGGTCCAACTAAAGATGATATTACTAAAAAAGCAATTGCGAAGTTTTTTAATGATAATAAGTTTATAGAATATCCGGAGGTAATAGCACATATAAAAGGACTATTCCAAAAA is a genomic window containing:
- a CDS encoding fumarylacetoacetate hydrolase family protein, with amino-acid sequence MKIICIGRNYAKHIEELANERPENPVVFLKPDSAILPRKNPFFIPPFSDDVHYEVEVLVKINKVGKHIDAKFAHKYYDEIGLGIDFTARDVQAKCKEKGLPWEKAKAFDGSAVVGEFYPKEDFDLENLQFQLYKNDKLVQDGNTNAMLWKTDELISYVSQYFTIKKGDIIFTGTPAGVGKVVENDNLKGVIEGKEAFNIRVK
- a CDS encoding 1,4-dihydroxy-2-naphthoyl-CoA synthase: MIQPEWKTVKEYEDITYKKCNGVARIAFNRPNVRNAFRPKTTKELYDAFYDAGEDVNIGVVLLSAEGPSTKDGVYSFCSGGDQKARGHQGYVGEDGYHRLNILEVQRLIRFMPKAVIAVVPGWAVGGGHSLHVVCDLTLASKEHAIFKQTDADVTSFDGGYGSAYLAKMVGQKRAREIFFLGRNYSAQEAYDMGMVNAVIPHEELEDTAYEWAQEILAKSPTSIKMLKFAMNLTDDGMVGQQVFAGEATRLAYMTDEAKEGRDAFLEKRKPNFPKKWIP
- the purU gene encoding formyltetrahydrofolate deformylase, which encodes MKPQVVSFLIKCPDQKGLVAKITSFFYENGFNILSSQQYVNSLENSYFMRVRLDAEGTDISKETLENNFSKLATPLNMDWSVNYCDKKQNVAIMVSHTSHNLYDLLERSKEGRLDCNVKMIISNHNKLRYVADMFNVPFYHLPVTKETKRDQEDQIVQLLDANEVDLVIMARYMQILSSDFIKHYPERIINIHHSFLPAFQGANPYKKAYERGVKLIGATAHYATVDLDEGPIIEQDVKPITHESTPITLKRIGADIEKLVLAKAVKNHLNHQIIVSGNRAIVFPEAGE